One Prolixibacteraceae bacterium DNA segment encodes these proteins:
- a CDS encoding transposase: MITCLTGFQIIGSYQAFCNRLNRLGGAFTRLSELLLEDTQPNDCIIDQCLLDSMPIITCSGKRKGKVANEVTNKGYCSTKGVYYYGMKLHMLGIRRQDALPFPEQVLFTPASVNDIVVYKERWSEMRNRTFFGDKIYMHNEFNQQVKNQYNSEMLTPIKAIKGMPLIIKQRIKAADDLYNRAVSKIRQPIEAMFSWLIEKTDIQRASKVRSTKGLMVHAFGKLTATFLNYVLNP, from the coding sequence GTGATTACTTGTCTGACTGGTTTCCAAATTATAGGATCTTATCAAGCATTTTGTAATCGCCTTAATCGTTTAGGTGGAGCTTTTACAAGATTGTCTGAGTTATTACTTGAAGACACTCAGCCTAATGATTGTATTATCGATCAATGTTTACTTGATTCGATGCCAATTATAACGTGTTCTGGCAAACGAAAAGGCAAGGTGGCCAATGAAGTAACCAATAAAGGCTATTGCTCTACGAAAGGAGTTTACTATTATGGCATGAAGCTTCATATGCTGGGGATAAGACGACAAGATGCTTTACCATTTCCAGAGCAAGTCCTTTTTACCCCTGCATCTGTGAACGATATTGTCGTTTACAAGGAGAGATGGTCAGAGATGCGGAACAGAACCTTCTTCGGAGATAAAATTTACATGCATAATGAATTTAACCAACAAGTGAAGAATCAGTATAATTCAGAAATGTTGACACCTATTAAGGCAATAAAAGGAATGCCCTTGATAATCAAACAAAGAATAAAAGCAGCAGACGATTTGTATAATAGAGCTGTATCTAAAATTAGACAACCTATTGAAGCAATGTTCTCTTGGCTAATCGAAAAAACAGATATACAAAGAGCTAGTAAAGTAAGGTCTACAAAAGGATTAATGGTACATGCATTCGGTAAACTAACTGCAACGTTTCTTAATTATGTTTTGAACCCTTGA
- a CDS encoding amino acid permease, which yields MTNYKDSQIAGKFGTLPVFFTALSTILGAILFLRFGWAVGQLGFLGVMGVIVLGHLVTVPTAMSVAEIATNQKVRGGGAYFIISRSFGLNIGAAVGIALYLSQAISIAFYVIALGQAFLPFFDWLSVNYGIVISDIRFINVPVMILLSLLMLSKGANIGVKALYGVVVILFSSLVCFFMGSPQIDPSEVSLVAHVPNNESFFYVFTIVFPAFTGLAAGLGLSGDLKKPEKSIPRGTIWATVVGLLIYVAIAVKLTYSVSPEQMVSDELIMSRVAIWGPIIPIGLAAASLSSALGSIMIAPRTLQAIGADGIFSNKKVNDWVSRCRPSDNEPINASYLTISIAMFFVLIGDVNFVAEIISMFFMITYGTICLISFLEHFAADPAYRPTFRSHWLISLVGTVASFWVMFQMNLPYASLSLLFMGIIYYIITHNKNEKKGFNKLFRGVIFQISRELQVFAQRADRGSREEGWRPFAICISSDTFKRRGAYDFMRWLSYKYGSGTYIHYIKGLLNEETRQESQEVLQRLLKLTSVVKSRVYLDTIISPSYTSAIAQVVQLSGITGRGNNLILFEYSRSSIENLHDTLSNYELMVSSGFDICILNSSYKGFGSKREIHIWMSPEDYQNANLMILLGYILLGHKDWHKGFIKIFSIASRGKKEIERELLVKQIKEGRIPIHPSNVEILTIPEGESRKEMIRHRSMDADLTILGFMPNDLTKGVEKFEGYDDMGNILFVGAHHEKVIMAPLDED from the coding sequence ATGACAAATTACAAGGATTCTCAGATTGCTGGGAAATTTGGAACATTGCCAGTTTTCTTTACTGCACTTTCCACCATCTTAGGAGCCATTTTATTTTTACGTTTTGGTTGGGCTGTTGGACAGTTAGGATTTTTAGGCGTGATGGGGGTTATTGTTTTAGGACATTTGGTTACCGTCCCTACTGCCATGTCTGTTGCAGAAATTGCAACAAACCAAAAGGTACGAGGAGGTGGAGCCTACTTTATCATTTCACGATCTTTTGGTTTGAATATCGGTGCCGCAGTAGGTATCGCGCTCTATCTATCCCAAGCCATTAGTATTGCCTTTTATGTTATTGCACTCGGTCAGGCTTTTCTGCCATTTTTTGATTGGTTATCTGTAAATTATGGAATTGTAATTTCTGATATTCGATTTATCAATGTACCTGTGATGATATTACTTTCCCTTTTAATGTTATCAAAGGGAGCAAATATAGGGGTGAAAGCCTTGTATGGAGTGGTTGTAATTCTATTTTCTTCTCTTGTATGTTTCTTTATGGGGAGTCCACAGATTGATCCTTCAGAAGTCTCTTTGGTTGCACATGTACCTAATAATGAGAGCTTTTTCTATGTCTTTACCATTGTGTTTCCTGCCTTTACAGGATTGGCTGCTGGGCTTGGGCTTTCTGGAGATCTTAAAAAGCCAGAGAAGTCTATTCCTCGTGGTACCATATGGGCTACCGTGGTAGGACTACTTATCTACGTTGCGATTGCAGTGAAACTTACTTATTCTGTCTCTCCAGAACAGATGGTAAGTGATGAGTTGATTATGAGTCGTGTGGCTATTTGGGGTCCCATTATTCCGATAGGTTTGGCTGCTGCGTCTTTGTCTTCTGCCTTGGGGTCTATAATGATTGCACCTCGTACATTGCAAGCGATAGGTGCAGATGGTATATTCTCAAATAAAAAAGTAAATGACTGGGTCTCTCGATGTCGTCCTTCAGATAATGAACCCATAAATGCATCTTACCTTACGATTAGTATCGCAATGTTTTTTGTACTTATTGGGGATGTCAACTTTGTTGCTGAGATTATTTCGATGTTCTTTATGATTACTTATGGAACGATCTGTTTAATCTCTTTCTTAGAACATTTTGCTGCAGATCCTGCCTATCGTCCTACTTTTAGGTCGCATTGGTTGATATCATTGGTTGGTACTGTTGCCTCGTTCTGGGTAATGTTTCAGATGAATCTGCCATATGCCTCTCTATCTCTACTGTTTATGGGTATTATTTACTATATAATTACACATAATAAGAACGAAAAGAAAGGTTTTAACAAACTCTTTAGGGGGGTAATATTTCAAATAAGTAGAGAACTTCAAGTGTTTGCCCAACGTGCAGATAGAGGGAGTCGTGAGGAAGGATGGCGACCGTTTGCAATCTGCATCTCTTCTGATACTTTCAAACGTCGTGGTGCTTATGATTTTATGCGTTGGTTATCTTATAAATATGGTTCAGGTACCTATATTCATTATATTAAGGGGCTATTGAATGAAGAGACACGTCAGGAATCACAAGAGGTACTCCAAAGACTTTTAAAACTCACTTCTGTAGTGAAGAGTCGTGTATATCTTGATACGATAATATCTCCTTCTTATACTAGTGCTATTGCCCAAGTGGTACAGCTTTCAGGAATAACTGGTAGAGGGAACAACTTAATTCTTTTTGAATATTCAAGAAGTTCTATAGAAAATCTACATGATACTCTTTCAAACTATGAGTTAATGGTATCCTCTGGTTTTGATATTTGTATTCTAAATTCGAGTTATAAAGGCTTTGGTAGTAAAAGAGAGATACATATTTGGATGTCTCCGGAAGATTATCAGAATGCCAATTTGATGATTCTTTTAGGGTATATTCTTTTGGGGCACAAAGACTGGCATAAAGGTTTTATTAAAATATTCTCTATTGCTTCAAGAGGAAAGAAAGAGATTGAACGAGAGCTGTTGGTAAAACAAATTAAAGAGGGGCGTATCCCTATCCATCCTTCCAATGTGGAGATATTAACGATCCCTGAAGGTGAAAGTCGTAAAGAGATGATTCGTCATCGATCTATGGATGCTGATCTTACAATCTTAGGTTTTATGCCTAATGATTTAACCAAAGGGGTAGAAAAATTCGAAGGGTATGATGATATGGGAAATATTCTATTTGTCGGTGCACACCATGAGAAGGTTATCATGGCACCACTAGATGAAGACTAA
- a CDS encoding sialate O-acetylesterase: protein MKKSNVTTLCALFLFLLIGCNSSSKKEIHQKTYVVYMAGQSNMVGQGHKDYLSDSIKLSSKVQFFDYALDANMKKSPNKFGPEYGMSEIISKKYPKAKFIFIKYAIGGASQFDWAPEYSKERAAVTGHPEFGDMYSTFFKLINKDIPKGAIPLAVLWMQGERDAVIPEAGREYEENMDHFIRSFRRDIEKDNLPFIIGIIDPEPARYTLKSGVVHSQRELAKNLPNVFTIETSDLPKYNDGVHYNSKGQMALGRRFGEEIIKLIDQKEKQGISF, encoded by the coding sequence ATGAAGAAATCAAATGTTACCACGTTATGTGCACTTTTCCTATTCTTACTGATAGGGTGTAATAGTAGTTCTAAAAAAGAGATCCATCAAAAAACCTATGTAGTCTACATGGCAGGACAATCTAATATGGTTGGACAAGGTCATAAAGATTATTTAAGTGATTCGATCAAACTCTCTTCTAAAGTACAGTTTTTTGACTATGCTTTAGATGCTAATATGAAGAAAAGCCCTAATAAATTTGGCCCTGAATATGGTATGTCTGAAATCATCTCTAAGAAATATCCCAAAGCAAAGTTTATCTTTATTAAATATGCTATTGGTGGTGCTTCTCAATTCGATTGGGCTCCTGAATATTCTAAAGAGAGAGCTGCTGTAACGGGTCATCCTGAGTTCGGAGACATGTACTCCACTTTTTTTAAACTTATTAATAAAGATATACCTAAAGGTGCCATACCATTGGCTGTTTTATGGATGCAAGGGGAAAGGGACGCAGTGATACCTGAAGCTGGACGCGAATATGAAGAGAATATGGATCATTTCATCCGTTCTTTTCGTCGGGATATCGAAAAGGACAACCTTCCATTTATTATTGGGATAATCGATCCAGAACCAGCAAGATATACTCTAAAGAGTGGCGTTGTTCATTCCCAAAGAGAATTGGCTAAAAACCTGCCGAATGTCTTTACCATTGAAACAAGTGATCTTCCTAAATATAACGATGGGGTTCATTATAACTCAAAAGGGCAAATGGCTTTAGGTCGTCGTTTTGGTGAGGAAATTATAAAATTAATTGATCAAAAAGAGAAGCAAGGCATCAGCTTCTAA
- a CDS encoding acyltransferase codes for MKTERFEALDAFRGLCALFVMLYHMNVTDTITEFSFFRNSKIFVEFFFVLSGFVLAHVYAFENKYDFKKYIKARFLRLYPLHFVMFSLFIVLQLVKLLLYNLGITSFEVLPFSEKSSILNIATNLLLLQSWTPYTYHLSFNAPSWSISIEFYLYILLFISFLIFRKYKLISWVLISSTSFILLYLDSKLVVRPVLSGLSCFFGGASVYAIFRQISDKKPSYFWGTFIEILLLIGIGTTIVSHLPYKNIFASVFFLFTVPFFALEVGFISKLLRKHFLQCLGKLSFSIYMTHFFIIFCSIWFFKIIQHFTSTSIVYQSNSHIYIDFGNILINNIFVIFSIIVVIFVSKITHKYIELPFQRLYKRV; via the coding sequence ATGAAAACTGAAAGATTTGAAGCATTAGATGCATTTAGAGGTTTATGTGCTCTCTTTGTTATGCTATACCATATGAATGTAACAGATACTATTACTGAATTTTCGTTCTTTAGAAACAGCAAAATATTTGTGGAGTTTTTTTTTGTTCTCAGTGGCTTCGTGTTAGCCCATGTGTATGCTTTTGAGAATAAATATGACTTCAAAAAATATATCAAGGCCAGATTCTTAAGGCTATATCCATTACACTTTGTGATGTTTTCATTATTTATTGTTCTTCAGCTTGTTAAGCTACTTTTATATAACCTTGGAATTACCTCATTTGAAGTATTACCTTTCTCGGAGAAATCATCAATCCTAAACATCGCAACAAACTTATTATTGTTACAGTCTTGGACTCCATATACATATCACCTTAGTTTTAATGCCCCATCCTGGAGTATTAGTATCGAATTCTATCTATATATACTTCTATTCATCAGCTTCTTGATATTTAGGAAGTATAAATTAATTTCTTGGGTTCTAATTTCCTCAACCAGTTTCATTCTATTGTATTTAGACTCTAAATTAGTAGTCCGGCCCGTATTAAGTGGATTATCATGCTTTTTTGGGGGTGCATCTGTTTATGCAATTTTTAGACAAATTTCAGATAAAAAACCATCGTATTTTTGGGGTACCTTTATAGAGATACTCTTATTAATAGGCATTGGTACCACAATTGTATCTCACTTACCTTATAAGAATATATTTGCTTCAGTATTCTTTCTTTTTACCGTGCCGTTCTTCGCTCTTGAAGTCGGTTTCATATCAAAACTTCTAAGAAAACACTTCCTTCAATGTCTTGGCAAGTTATCATTTTCAATCTATATGACCCATTTTTTTATAATATTTTGTTCAATATGGTTCTTTAAAATCATACAACATTTCACCTCAACATCCATTGTATACCAATCAAATTCTCATATATATATAGATTTTGGAAATATTTTAATCAACAATATATTTGTAATATTTTCTATAATAGTAGTGATCTTTGTCTCTAAAATTACACATAAATATATTGAATTACCATTTCAGAGGCTATATAAGAGAGTCTGA
- a CDS encoding GTP-binding protein codes for MELLRFTTAGSVDDGKSTLIGRLLYDSKAIFEDQMEAIENASVNKGEEQVNLALLTDGLRAEREQGITIDVAYRYFATPNRKFIIADTPGHVQYTRNMVTGASTANAALILIDARNGVIEQTRRHAYIASLLQIPHVVVCINKMDLVDFDQETYQKIKNDFKSVAEKLDIKNFYFIPMSARDGDNVVDPSKRCPWYTGKTLLQTLETLPVGEDLNREDARFPVQYVIRPQSDEFHDYRGFAGRVASGEFYVGQEVKVFPGEQTSKVKSINILDEQLEKAIAPQSVSIQLEDEIDISRGSLLSAADNCPKSDQVIDAMICWMSETPMRVRGKYTIKHTSSDVLGMVQEVVNKIDINTLEIADDTAVGLNDIARIKLKTSKPLFYDSYKKNRITGSFIIIDDATNNTVGAGMII; via the coding sequence ATGGAGCTACTTCGATTCACCACTGCAGGTAGTGTAGATGATGGAAAGAGTACGCTTATTGGTCGTTTATTATATGATAGTAAAGCGATTTTCGAAGACCAAATGGAGGCGATCGAAAATGCAAGTGTAAACAAAGGAGAAGAGCAAGTGAACTTGGCACTTCTTACTGATGGACTTCGTGCGGAACGAGAACAAGGTATTACGATTGATGTAGCATATCGTTATTTTGCCACTCCAAACCGTAAATTTATCATCGCAGATACTCCGGGTCACGTTCAATATACCCGAAATATGGTAACAGGTGCATCTACGGCAAATGCAGCTTTGATACTGATCGATGCACGTAATGGGGTGATTGAGCAGACACGTCGTCATGCATATATTGCTTCTTTATTACAAATCCCTCATGTAGTGGTTTGTATTAATAAAATGGATTTGGTTGATTTCGATCAAGAGACTTATCAAAAGATCAAAAACGATTTTAAATCCGTTGCAGAGAAGCTCGACATTAAAAATTTCTACTTCATTCCAATGAGTGCAAGAGATGGAGATAATGTTGTAGACCCATCGAAGAGATGCCCTTGGTATACAGGAAAAACACTTCTTCAGACATTAGAGACTCTTCCTGTTGGAGAAGATTTGAATAGAGAAGATGCTCGTTTTCCAGTACAGTATGTTATCCGTCCTCAAAGTGATGAGTTTCATGATTATCGTGGATTTGCTGGTCGTGTGGCTAGTGGAGAGTTCTACGTTGGTCAAGAAGTAAAAGTGTTCCCTGGAGAACAAACTTCAAAGGTCAAAAGCATCAATATTCTTGATGAACAATTAGAGAAAGCTATTGCACCTCAGTCGGTTTCTATCCAACTTGAAGATGAAATTGATATTAGTAGAGGTTCACTTCTAAGTGCTGCTGACAACTGTCCTAAGTCGGATCAAGTGATCGATGCGATGATCTGTTGGATGAGCGAAACACCTATGCGTGTTCGAGGTAAGTATACCATTAAACACACTTCGTCTGATGTACTAGGAATGGTGCAGGAGGTGGTGAATAAGATAGACATCAACACGCTTGAAATTGCAGACGACACGGCTGTTGGGCTGAATGATATTGCACGTATTAAGTTGAAAACATCTAAGCCATTATTCTATGATTCATACAAAAAGAATAGAATAACTGGTAGTTTCATTATCATTGATGACGCAACAAATAATACTGTTGGAGCTGGAATGATTATCTAA